A region from the Salvia splendens isolate huo1 chromosome 15, SspV2, whole genome shotgun sequence genome encodes:
- the LOC121769296 gene encoding lamin-like protein, with the protein MGLINRGVLLAAMALLFATAMLPEAAAVRYIVGGNKGWTQGVNYTIWAQDKKFYHDDWLFFVYDRNQMNVLEVNKTDYESCNTDHPLHNWTTGAGRDVVPLNVTKTFYFVSGKGYCYGGMKVAIHVEKGAPPPAVSAVKSNSPLSLPSALRSSVFIPAVFAAAAAWDSLLMLL; encoded by the exons ATGGGACTAATAAACAGGGGAGTTCTGCTGGCGGCAATGGCGCTGTTGTTTGCGACGGCAATGCTgccggaggcggcggcggtgcgTTACATAGTTGGCGGCAACAAGGGCTGGACCCAAGGTGTCAATTACACGATTTGGGCTCAGGATAAGAAGTTCTACCATGACGATTGGCTCT TCTTTGTATATGATAGGAACCAAATGAATGTTCTTGAGGTGAACAAGACCGATTACGAGAGCTGCAACACCGACCACCCACTCCACAACTGGACCACCGGTGCAGGGAGGGACGTCGTCCCTCTCAACGTGACCAAGACGTTCTACTTCGTCAGCGGGAAGGGGTACTGCTACGGGGGCATGAAGGTTGCCATTCACGTCGAGAAAGGTGCTCCCCCGCCAGCAGTCTCCGCAGTTAAGAGCAATTCTCCGCTTAGCTTGCCATCCGCCCTCAGAAGCTCGGTTTTCATCCCGGCCGTTTTCGCTGCTGCAGCTGCCTGGGATTCACTTCTGATGCTCTTGTAG
- the LOC121769189 gene encoding chorismate mutase 1, chloroplastic-like, translating to MEAKMLTAASSTVVAGPCISRPSHRFTVKKLGRNCTVRFQKSRSLSIGAIRIRASTGATMGFSVESRHRIDESEVYTLEGIRNSLIRQEDSIIFAVLERAQLCYNAETYNPNAFPVKGYTGSMLEYMIKETEKLHAAVGRYNSPDEHPFFPDVVKEPVFPPLEYPRVLHPAADSININSQLWDLYFNNFLPRLVREGDDGNCGSSATCDTICLQVLSKRVHYGKFVAEAKFRKSPDTYGAAIKAQDRDGLMALLTYPEVEQAIRERVEMKTRKYGEEVTLPGDEDGDSTEPVYRIKPSIVADLYWDWIMPLTKQVQIEYLLRRLD from the exons ATGGAGGCAAAGATGTTGACAGCTGCTTCCTCCACCGTGGTCGCCGGCCCCTGCATTTCCAGGCCCTCGCACCGTTTCACCGTGAAAAAATTGGGGAGAAATTGCACTGTGCGATTTCAGAAATCGAGGAGTTTGAGTATCGGCGCAATCAGAATTCGAGCTTCAACAGGAGCTACTATGGG ATTCTCAGTGGAATCGAGACATAGGATAGATGAGAGTGAGGTTTATACCCTTGAGGGGATCAGAAACTCGTTGATAAGGCAAGAGGACAGCATTATCTTTGCTGTTTTGGAGAGAGCTCAGCTTTGTTACAATGCGGAAACGTATAATCCTAATGCTTTTCCCGTCAAAGGATATACTGGCTCTATGCTCGAGTACATGATCAAAGAGACTGAAAAGCTTCACGCAGCA GTTGGAAGATACAACAGTCCTGATGAGCATCCTTTCTTCCCTGATGTTGTTAAGGAGCCAGTGTTCCCTCCGCTTGAGTATCCACGG GTTCTCCATCCTGCAGCAGACTCGATCAATATCAACAGTCAATTATGGGACTTGTATTTCAACAATTTCCTCCCTCGATTAGTTAGAGAAGGTGATGATGGTAACTGTGGATCATCTGCTACTTGCGACACTATTTGTTTGCAG GTCCTGTCAAAGAGAGTTCACTATGGTAAATTTGTGGCTGAAGCTAAATTTCGGAAATCCCCTGATACTTACGGAGCTGCCATTAAAGCACAA GACAGAGATGGACTAATGGCGTTGCTGACATACCCAGAAGTCGAACAGGCTATCAGGGAAAGAGTTGAGATGAAGACCCGCAAATACGGCGAAGAAGTGACTCTCCCTGGAGACGAAGACGGAGACAGCACTGAGCCAGTCTACAGAATCAAACCAAGCATAGTTGCTGATCTTTACTGGGACTGGATCATGCCATTGACAAAGCAAGTTCAGATTGAGTATCTGTTGAGAAGACTCGACTAA